Below is a genomic region from Raphanus sativus cultivar WK10039 chromosome 4, ASM80110v3, whole genome shotgun sequence.
TCTGGAACCACGCTTGATGCATCAGTCAAAGTCTCTTCTTCGACCacaatcgtttttttttttttttttttttttgataaccgtggtGTGATCCCAAAGGCTTTCTAGGCCCAAGGACTAATCACCACGAGGCCCGCAAGATCCGCGTTTTCTTACCACTTAAGGCGCTCCGGGTGGCCAAGTAGAATCGAACCCAGGACGGAAGCTCCAGCCGGAGcccctttaccactaggccaagacCACTTGGTTGACCACAATCGTtttatccttcttcttcttgtaacTCCTCAACTTCTTCAGAATCTTCGATTTCAGCCTAGAACTTTTGCTTCTCACTTTCTCATCCTTCAACGACAGATCATCACGAATCCTTGAATCATTCGAATTCGAGTTATTTGTTACAGCTATTGTCTCTGTTTCTTCCGAACAAGAAATCAACTTATCGTCGTGTGTTGAGGCGAGTGGCTTTTCTTTTCTTGCGTCGGTGTTACAGAGCTTGAGACGCGTGAGAATACGCGTCGCCACGTTCTCCGTAAAGAGAAGCGCGAAGGCGCAGAGAGCGATTCCCATGGTGAGGCTCTTCGTCGTGCTCAACGCAAGCACCGCCACAATCAGTGGCGGAGCTAGCTTACTCCTCCACTAGGGTCAATTTCATAATAAGCATTATTACATGGGTCATTAGACTAAATATATAGCATTTTCTCAATTCTGTTTCTCCAGTATACAAGcaaaaattttatttctacAAAAACCATGTGGGTCATGTGACCCCCCTGACCAAGGGGTGGCTCCGCCACTGGCCACAATAAAAAGCTTAAACGCCATCAAAACAAAGGCACCGGTTCCATCGCCGCAAACGCAAACGTTATTCTCACTTGTGTGCTTTCGACGTACTTTCTCGATCTTACTCCTTCTCGTTACCGGCTTTTCTAGGCTCACGTCTGGATTAACTGGCAAAGAAGCGATTGGAGCGGTCTCGATCAGGCGTTGGATGCGTTTAGTTTTAGTGGCGTACTTTTTTGGACGATCGCGATTCTTGAAAAAGAGATCAATAAGAGAAGTTGGGAAGCCAGTTTCAACGACCATGATCCTGCCAAGTTTCGGAGATTTGTGAAACTCTGACATGAATCTCGAGAGTCGACCAGATTTAGGTTTCTTCCATAGTAGAGACATGGCTATGTATAGAAGAGACTTTT
It encodes:
- the LOC130511151 gene encoding uncharacterized protein LOC130511151; the protein is MSLLWKKPKSGRLSRFMSEFHKSPKLGRIMVVETGFPTSLIDLFFKNRDRPKKYATKTKRIQRLIETAPIASLPVNPDVSLEKPVTRRSKIEKVRRKHTSENNVCVCGDGTGAFVLMAFKLFIVASGGATPWSGGSHDPHGFCRNKIFACILEKQNWRSKLAPPLIVAVLALSTTKSLTMGIALCAFALLFTENVATRILTRLKLCNTDARKEKPLASTHDDKLISCSEETETIAVTNNSNSNDSRIRDDLSLKDEKVRSKSSRLKSKILKKLRSYKKKKDKTIVVNQVKAFGITPRLSKKKKKKKTIVVEEETLTDASSVVPEDKSDVIESERDDQNSNPPLIESKGDNMNGIVVIVIVLTGLLSGKMIAIGLTISCMYLGFGAAKKSGLFI